Proteins from one Bacteroides zhangwenhongii genomic window:
- a CDS encoding HIT family protein, with protein sequence MKSDPKECLYCQNNETLHNLMIEIAQLSVSRVFLFKEQTYRGRCLVAYKDHVNDLNELSDEDRNAFMSDVARVTRAMQKAFQPEKINYGAYSDKLSHLHFHLAPKYVDGPDYGGTFQMNPGKVYLTDAEYQELIDVVKANL encoded by the coding sequence ATGAAGAGCGATCCGAAAGAATGTCTGTATTGCCAGAATAATGAAACGCTGCATAATCTGATGATTGAGATTGCGCAGTTGAGTGTGTCACGTGTATTCCTGTTTAAGGAGCAAACCTATCGCGGGCGTTGCCTTGTTGCTTACAAGGATCATGTGAACGATTTGAACGAGTTGAGTGATGAAGACCGTAATGCTTTTATGTCAGACGTTGCACGTGTTACCCGTGCCATGCAAAAAGCTTTCCAGCCGGAAAAGATAAATTATGGTGCATACTCAGATAAGTTGTCTCATTTGCATTTTCATTTAGCGCCTAAATATGTGGATGGACCGGATTATGGAGGTACATTCCAAATGAATCCGGGAAAGGTTTATCTGACTGACGCGGAATATCAGGAACTGATTGATGTAGTTAAGGCAAATCTATAA
- a CDS encoding 50S ribosomal protein L25/general stress protein Ctc, whose amino-acid sequence MKSIEVKGTARTIAERSSEQARALKEMRKNGGVPCVLYGGNEVVHFTVTNEGLRNLVYTPHIYVVDLVIDGKKVNAILKDIQFHPVKDTILHVDFYQIDEAKPIVMEVPVQLEGLAEGVKAGGKLALQMRKIKVKALYNVIPEKLIINVSHLGLGKTIKVGELSFEGLELISAKEAVVCAVKLTRAARGAAAAAGK is encoded by the coding sequence ATGAAATCAATTGAAGTAAAAGGAACTGCAAGAACAATTGCAGAACGCTCTTCAGAACAGGCAAGAGCTTTGAAAGAAATGCGTAAGAACGGTGGTGTACCTTGTGTACTTTACGGAGGTAATGAAGTAGTTCACTTCACAGTGACTAACGAAGGTCTTCGCAACTTGGTTTATACTCCGCACATCTACGTAGTAGACTTGGTGATCGATGGCAAAAAAGTAAACGCTATCTTGAAAGACATCCAGTTCCACCCGGTAAAGGATACTATCCTGCACGTTGACTTCTATCAGATTGATGAAGCTAAACCTATCGTAATGGAAGTTCCTGTACAGTTGGAAGGTCTTGCAGAAGGTGTAAAAGCCGGTGGTAAGTTGGCATTGCAGATGCGTAAGATCAAAGTGAAAGCTTTGTACAATGTAATTCCTGAAAAACTGATCATCAACGTTTCTCACTTAGGATTGGGTAAGACTATCAAAGTTGGTGAATTGAGCTTTGAAGGTCTTGAACTGATCAGTGCTAAAGAAGCCGTTGTATGTGCCGTTAAGTTGACTCGTGCAGCAAGAGGTGCAGCAGCCGCTGCAGGCAAATAA
- a CDS encoding RNA-binding S4 domain-containing protein produces MAEARIDKWMWAVRIFKTRTIAAEACKKGRVTINGALVKAARMVKPGDVIQVKKPPITYSFKVLQAIEKRIGAKLVPEMMENVTTPDQYELLEMSKISGFIDRARGTGRPTKKDRRELEEFTTPEFMDDFDFDFDFEE; encoded by the coding sequence ATGGCGGAAGCAAGAATAGATAAATGGATGTGGGCTGTCCGCATCTTCAAGACACGCACAATTGCAGCGGAAGCTTGTAAGAAAGGACGCGTCACCATCAATGGCGCATTAGTGAAAGCTGCCCGTATGGTAAAACCGGGAGATGTCATACAGGTAAAAAAGCCACCTATCACCTATTCATTCAAGGTACTGCAGGCTATCGAAAAGCGCATAGGTGCAAAGTTAGTACCGGAGATGATGGAAAACGTCACTACTCCCGATCAATACGAATTGTTAGAAATGAGCAAAATCAGCGGATTCATAGACCGTGCACGCGGAACCGGACGCCCAACTAAAAAAGACCGCCGCGAGCTGGAAGAATTTACAACTCCGGAGTTTATGGACGATTTCGACTTCGATTTTGACTTTGAAGAATAG
- a CDS encoding cation:proton antiporter, whose amino-acid sequence MSQLPTLIADLALILICAGIMTLLFKKLKQPLVLGYVVAGFLASPHMPYTPSVMDTANIKTWADIGVIFLLFALGLEFSFKKIVKVGGSAIIAACTIIFCMILLGIGVGMGFGWHRMDSLFLGGMIAMSSTTIIYKAFDDLGLRKKQFTGLVLSILILEDILAIVLMVMLSTMAVSHNFEGTEMLESIGKLLFFLILWFVVGIYLVPEFLKRCRKLMGEETLLIVSLALCFGMVVMAANTGFSAAFGAFIMGSILAETIEAESIDRLVKPVKDLFGAIFFVSVGMMVDPAMIVEYAIPILVITLAVILGQSVFGTFGVILSGKPLKTAMQCGFSLTQIGEFAFIIASLGVSLHVTSDFLYPIVVAVSVITTFLTPYMIRLAEPASTFVDAHLPVSWRKFLMRYSSGSQTALNHENLWKKLILAMVRITVVYSIVSISIIALSFRFVIPFFKENLPHLGASLLGAVFIILCIAPFLRAIMVKKNHSVEFMTLWHANRANRAPLVSTIVIRIMIAALFVIFVISGLFKASIGLVIGVAVLVVLLMVWSRRLKKQSISIERRFFQNLRSRDVRAEYLGEKKPEYAGRLLSHDLHLADMEIPGESAWAGKTLMELNLGKKFGVHVASILRGKRRINIPGGSVRLFPMDKIQVIGTDEQLNVFNEAMQNGTKVDWDVYEKSEMTLKQLIVDSDSMFLDKTIRESGIRDKYHCMIAGVESEDGTLMIPDVNVPLEEGDVVWVVGEKEDVYQLVNQKNEKVQVG is encoded by the coding sequence ATGTCTCAGTTACCTACTCTTATAGCCGATCTCGCACTGATATTGATCTGTGCAGGCATCATGACTTTATTATTTAAGAAGTTGAAGCAACCTTTGGTTTTAGGATATGTGGTTGCCGGCTTTTTGGCAAGTCCGCATATGCCTTATACGCCTTCCGTAATGGATACTGCGAATATTAAGACATGGGCGGATATAGGTGTTATCTTCTTGTTGTTTGCTCTCGGACTGGAATTTAGTTTTAAGAAGATAGTGAAAGTGGGTGGCTCTGCTATTATTGCCGCTTGTACTATTATTTTCTGCATGATCCTGTTGGGTATAGGTGTTGGTATGGGCTTCGGCTGGCATAGGATGGATAGCCTGTTTTTGGGTGGTATGATTGCAATGTCCTCTACTACGATTATTTATAAGGCTTTTGATGATCTGGGGTTACGGAAAAAACAGTTTACCGGCTTGGTCTTGAGTATCTTGATTTTGGAAGATATTTTGGCAATTGTGTTGATGGTCATGCTTTCCACAATGGCTGTAAGCCATAATTTTGAAGGTACGGAAATGTTGGAAAGTATCGGTAAACTATTGTTTTTCCTAATTCTCTGGTTTGTGGTCGGTATCTATCTAGTACCGGAATTCTTGAAACGTTGCCGTAAACTGATGGGAGAGGAGACTTTGCTTATTGTGTCGCTGGCACTATGTTTCGGTATGGTGGTTATGGCGGCCAATACGGGTTTCTCTGCTGCTTTCGGTGCGTTTATTATGGGATCTATTTTGGCGGAAACAATTGAAGCGGAATCTATCGACCGGTTAGTGAAACCTGTTAAAGATCTTTTCGGAGCCATCTTTTTCGTATCGGTAGGAATGATGGTGGATCCGGCGATGATTGTAGAATATGCCATACCTATTCTTGTCATTACTTTGGCGGTTATTTTGGGGCAGTCCGTATTCGGAACATTTGGAGTAATACTTTCCGGCAAACCATTGAAGACGGCTATGCAATGCGGCTTTAGTCTGACGCAGATTGGTGAATTTGCATTTATTATCGCATCTTTGGGAGTCTCGCTGCACGTGACAAGTGATTTTCTCTATCCGATTGTGGTGGCTGTTTCCGTCATCACTACTTTTCTGACTCCTTATATGATTCGTCTTGCCGAACCGGCTTCTACTTTCGTAGATGCTCATCTTCCCGTTTCATGGAGGAAATTCCTGATGCGCTACTCTTCCGGATCGCAGACTGCGCTCAATCATGAGAACTTATGGAAGAAGTTGATATTGGCAATGGTACGTATTACTGTCGTTTATTCTATTGTCAGCATATCGATCATTGCGCTTTCTTTCCGTTTTGTCATACCTTTCTTTAAAGAGAACCTGCCTCATTTGGGAGCTTCTTTACTTGGAGCCGTGTTTATCATTCTCTGTATTGCTCCATTTCTGCGGGCTATTATGGTGAAGAAAAACCATTCGGTGGAGTTTATGACTTTGTGGCACGCCAATCGTGCAAATCGCGCTCCGCTGGTATCGACCATTGTGATTCGCATTATGATAGCGGCACTTTTTGTTATCTTTGTGATTTCCGGATTATTCAAGGCGTCTATCGGCCTGGTTATCGGAGTTGCAGTGCTGGTAGTGTTGCTAATGGTATGGTCGCGCCGCTTGAAAAAGCAGTCTATCTCGATTGAACGTCGTTTCTTCCAGAATCTTCGTTCCCGTGATGTGCGTGCGGAATATCTGGGGGAGAAAAAACCGGAATATGCCGGACGCTTGTTATCGCATGATCTCCATCTTGCCGATATGGAGATTCCTGGTGAGTCTGCTTGGGCGGGAAAGACATTGATGGAACTGAATTTAGGAAAGAAGTTCGGAGTTCATGTTGCTTCCATTCTTCGCGGAAAGAGACGGATTAATATTCCGGGTGGTTCTGTCCGTCTGTTTCCAATGGATAAAATACAGGTGATAGGGACGGATGAACAATTGAATGTGTTTAATGAAGCCATGCAAAATGGGACAAAGGTGGATTGGGATGTGTATGAAAAGAGTGAGATGACTCTAAAACAATTAATTGTTGATAGTGATTCCATGTTTTTAGATAAGACCATTCGTGAATCGGGCATTCGGGATAAATATCATTGTATGATAGCAGGTGTTGAAAGTGAGGATGGAACATTGATGATTCCAGATGTGAATGTGCCGCTTGAAGAGGGTGATGTGGTCTGGGTGGTAGGTGAAAAAGAGGATGTATACCAATTAGTCAATCAAAAAAACGAAAAAGTACAAGTCGGATAG
- the pth gene encoding aminoacyl-tRNA hydrolase: MKYLIVGLGNIGPEYHETRHNIGFMTVDSLAKTNSAPPFIDGRYGFTTNFTIKGRQLILLKPSTFMNLSGLAVRYWMQKENIPLENILIVVDDLALPFGTLRLKGKGSDAGHNGLKHIAATLGTQNYARLRFGIGNDFPRGGQIDYVLGHFTDEDWKTMNERLETAGEIIKSFCLSGIDITMNQFNKK; encoded by the coding sequence ATAAAATATTTAATTGTCGGACTGGGGAATATTGGTCCCGAATATCATGAGACCCGCCACAACATCGGATTTATGACGGTAGATTCATTGGCTAAAACCAACAGTGCGCCTCCTTTTATTGACGGCCGCTACGGATTCACCACTAATTTCACGATCAAAGGTCGCCAACTGATACTGTTGAAACCGTCTACTTTTATGAACCTAAGCGGATTAGCCGTTCGCTATTGGATGCAAAAAGAAAACATTCCACTAGAAAATATATTGATTGTAGTAGACGATCTGGCACTTCCCTTCGGAACGTTACGTTTGAAGGGAAAAGGAAGCGATGCCGGACACAACGGCTTGAAACATATCGCTGCAACATTAGGGACTCAGAACTATGCCCGCTTGCGTTTTGGTATCGGAAATGATTTTCCTCGTGGCGGACAAATAGATTACGTACTCGGACACTTCACTGATGAAGACTGGAAAACAATGAATGAAAGATTAGAAACAGCTGGAGAAATCATCAAGAGTTTTTGCCTTTCCGGAATTGATATCACTATGAACCAGTTTAATAAGAAATAA